A part of Blastopirellula retiformator genomic DNA contains:
- a CDS encoding IS110 family RNA-guided transposase, protein MAYFIAFDTHCEFTQIAVLNSRGKVVQEMPCDTAIPALIEALEAYRRPRELTFEEGPLADWLARNLRPYVDRLVVCDPRRNAYVAKEGDKDDAIDAKRLAQLLRGGFLKEVHQVDSVDRALLKLHVAFYHDRVRERVRQGNQLTALLRRQGVFTSIGNVLDPEQRQQLWKKLPRRKVLHEDLDLVLKVYELLLQQEEEIRARLIQLGRKEPPIRRFLEAPGVGPIRAATFYAYIDTPDRFRSKSALWRYCGLGLERRHSGSGPQRVRLSKRGSRPLKSVLIGAARTAIAQSGSPFAEKYRHWTQEKGLNPATARRNVARSLATTLWSLWKTGKSYDPAIASS, encoded by the coding sequence GTGGCCTATTTTATCGCGTTTGATACACATTGCGAGTTTACTCAGATCGCCGTCCTGAATTCCCGAGGGAAGGTGGTCCAAGAGATGCCTTGCGATACCGCCATTCCAGCCCTGATTGAGGCGCTCGAAGCGTATCGACGGCCGCGGGAATTGACCTTCGAGGAGGGGCCGCTGGCTGATTGGCTGGCTCGCAATTTACGTCCTTACGTCGACCGGTTGGTGGTCTGCGATCCGCGGAGAAACGCCTATGTCGCCAAAGAGGGGGACAAGGATGATGCGATTGATGCGAAGCGGCTCGCGCAGTTGCTTCGCGGCGGATTTCTCAAGGAGGTTCATCAAGTCGACTCGGTCGATCGAGCGTTACTGAAACTGCACGTGGCGTTTTATCACGATCGGGTTCGCGAACGCGTTCGACAAGGGAATCAACTAACGGCGTTGCTGCGTCGGCAGGGCGTTTTTACTTCGATCGGCAACGTGCTCGATCCTGAACAACGACAGCAGTTGTGGAAGAAGCTGCCGCGCCGCAAAGTGCTGCACGAAGACCTCGATCTTGTCCTGAAAGTCTACGAACTGTTGCTGCAGCAGGAGGAAGAAATCAGAGCCAGGCTCATTCAACTCGGTCGCAAAGAGCCGCCGATTCGCCGCTTTTTAGAGGCGCCGGGCGTCGGCCCGATTCGTGCGGCGACCTTTTACGCTTACATCGACACGCCAGACCGCTTTCGCAGTAAATCGGCCCTGTGGCGTTACTGCGGGCTCGGTCTCGAGCGACGTCATAGCGGCAGCGGTCCGCAACGCGTACGACTTAGCAAACGGGGAAGTCGCCCGCTGAAAAGCGTCCTGATCGGCGCCGCCAGAACCGCCATCGCGCAGTCGGGCAGCCCGTTCGCAGAAAAATATCGCCACTGGACTCAAGAGAAAGGACTAAATCCCGCGACGGCTCGTCGCAACGTGGCCCGCAGCCTGGCGACGACGTTGTGGAGCCTGTGGAAAACTGGAAAAAGTTATGATCCGGCGATCGCCAGTTCGTAA
- a CDS encoding M20 metallopeptidase family protein has translation MTRRQIIPALLAAWIAVSIPALVRGETADQWVDQNLPQLMEIYKDLHSHPEVSFEEAKTAKKLASFLGDAGYEVTTDVGGHGVVAVLKNGDGPTLMLRCDMDGLPVTEQTELVYASQEKITTADGVTTGVMHACGHDIHMTNIIGVARYLASHRDLWQGTLVVICQPAEERGGGAKAMLEDGLLTRFPKPDHALALHVSATLPAGNVGYRAGYAMANVDSVDITVRGRGGHGAYPHTTIDPIVQASELVMSLQTIISREIKPIDPAVITIGSIHGGTKHNVIGDRCDLQLTVRSYGDKVRSQLRDAIIRRAKAIAQAYGAPEPTIVYSEGTPSLFNDQELAKQLVEVFRKTLGDDHVEPCEPSMGGEDFGRYGRAGVPILMFQLGSVDQKRLDRFAELGQPPPSLHSPFYYPDVEPTLKTGLRAMIAGSLDLLKAPPAEEQRN, from the coding sequence GTGACTAGACGACAAATCATTCCAGCTTTGTTGGCTGCATGGATAGCGGTCTCGATTCCGGCGCTCGTGCGGGGGGAAACCGCCGACCAGTGGGTCGATCAGAACCTGCCCCAGCTGATGGAAATCTACAAAGATCTCCATAGTCACCCGGAGGTTTCGTTCGAAGAAGCGAAGACCGCGAAGAAGTTGGCGAGCTTTTTGGGTGACGCCGGCTATGAGGTGACGACCGACGTCGGGGGGCATGGCGTCGTCGCTGTCCTGAAAAACGGCGATGGGCCAACTTTGATGTTGCGATGCGATATGGATGGGCTGCCGGTCACCGAACAAACGGAATTGGTTTATGCGTCGCAAGAAAAAATCACCACCGCCGACGGAGTCACCACCGGCGTGATGCATGCCTGCGGGCACGACATTCACATGACCAACATCATTGGCGTCGCTCGGTATCTGGCCTCGCATCGCGACCTGTGGCAAGGGACGCTGGTCGTAATCTGCCAACCGGCCGAAGAGCGTGGCGGCGGCGCCAAAGCGATGCTGGAAGACGGCCTGCTGACGCGTTTCCCGAAACCGGACCATGCGCTTGCCCTGCATGTTTCGGCGACATTGCCGGCCGGCAACGTTGGCTATCGCGCTGGGTACGCCATGGCGAACGTCGACAGCGTCGATATCACCGTACGCGGTCGCGGCGGACATGGCGCCTATCCGCACACGACAATCGATCCGATCGTCCAGGCGTCGGAGCTGGTGATGTCGCTGCAAACGATCATCAGCCGCGAAATCAAGCCGATCGATCCGGCCGTGATCACCATCGGCTCGATTCATGGCGGCACGAAGCACAACGTGATCGGCGATCGCTGCGACTTGCAGCTGACCGTTCGCAGCTATGGCGACAAAGTTCGGTCGCAATTGCGTGACGCCATTATCCGCCGAGCCAAGGCGATTGCTCAAGCCTACGGGGCGCCAGAGCCGACAATCGTTTACTCCGAAGGAACGCCGAGCCTGTTCAACGACCAAGAATTGGCGAAGCAGCTGGTTGAGGTGTTCCGCAAGACGCTGGGGGACGACCATGTCGAGCCGTGCGAACCGTCGATGGGAGGCGAAGACTTTGGCCGCTATGGCCGGGCAGGAGTGCCGATCTTGATGTTCCAGCTTGGCTCGGTCGACCAGAAGCGGTTAGACCGGTTTGCCGAATTGGGGCAGCCGCCGCCTTCGCTGCATTCCCCGTTTTACTATCCGGACGTTGAGCCGACGCTAAAGACTGGACTGCGGGCAATGATTGCAGGCTCGCTCGACCTACTGAAGGCGCCGCCTGCCGAAGAACAACGC
- a CDS encoding ATP-dependent Clp protease adaptor ClpS, with translation MVNQESAVAEPGEATTVKSKPKNDPKRKKQPRYNVILWNDDDHTYDYVILMMRDLFGLALEAGFKIAETVDRTGKAICLTTTREHAELKRDQIHAYGRDALMARSKGSMSATIEPVE, from the coding sequence ATGGTGAATCAAGAATCAGCGGTCGCCGAACCGGGTGAAGCCACAACGGTAAAATCGAAACCGAAAAATGATCCCAAGCGGAAGAAACAGCCACGTTACAACGTCATCCTGTGGAACGACGATGATCACACGTACGACTACGTGATCTTGATGATGCGTGATCTGTTTGGCTTGGCCTTGGAAGCTGGTTTCAAGATTGCGGAAACCGTCGATCGGACCGGCAAGGCGATTTGTTTGACCACGACCCGCGAACATGCAGAGTTAAAGCGAGACCAGATCCATGCTTATGGCCGCGACGCGTTGATGGCCCGCTCGAAAGGTTCGATGTCCGCGACGATTGAGCCGGTTGAATAG
- the serS gene encoding serine--tRNA ligase produces the protein MLDRKFVLDNVDLVQENCEKRGVTADVAKVAALETERRQKQQETEDFNRRANETSKQIGKASAEERPKIIEEGRKLREQKDAAQKEVDRLEAEITDLLRLIPNLTHPAAPIGADDQANLELRRGKTEPRKFDFKVLDHVELGEKLDLIDFESGAQVAGAGFYFLKNEAVLLELALQRYVLDLLIKEGFTPTITPDLARTEILHGVGFIPRGPETQIYSVENSDLNLVATAEITLGGMNSGKILEAEDLPKLFCGVSHCYRTEAGSAGRASRGLYRVHQFTKVEMFAFTLPDQSDATLDKFCDLECQIFDGLGIPYRVVDTATGDLGGPAYRKFDLEAWMPGRGEAGEWGEVTSTSNCTDYQARRLNIRYKVKGEKGTHFAHTLNGTAIAISRGIIAILENYQQADGSIEVPAALRPFMGVDKITAK, from the coding sequence ATGCTTGATCGTAAGTTCGTCCTCGACAACGTCGACCTCGTCCAAGAAAACTGCGAAAAACGGGGCGTTACCGCCGACGTCGCCAAAGTGGCTGCGCTCGAAACGGAACGCCGCCAGAAGCAGCAGGAAACGGAGGACTTCAACCGTCGCGCCAACGAAACCAGCAAGCAGATCGGCAAGGCCTCGGCCGAAGAGCGGCCGAAGATCATCGAAGAAGGCCGCAAGCTGCGGGAACAAAAGGACGCCGCCCAGAAAGAAGTTGATCGGCTCGAAGCCGAGATCACCGACTTGCTGCGGCTGATCCCCAACCTGACTCACCCGGCTGCTCCGATCGGCGCCGATGACCAAGCGAACCTGGAACTGCGTCGCGGCAAGACCGAGCCGCGGAAGTTCGACTTCAAGGTGCTTGATCACGTCGAGTTGGGTGAGAAGTTGGACCTGATCGACTTTGAATCGGGCGCCCAAGTTGCCGGCGCCGGGTTCTACTTCCTGAAAAACGAAGCGGTGCTGCTCGAACTGGCGCTACAGCGGTATGTCCTCGACCTGCTGATCAAAGAAGGCTTCACGCCGACAATCACTCCGGACCTGGCGCGAACCGAGATTTTGCATGGGGTCGGCTTCATTCCCCGCGGCCCCGAAACGCAGATCTACAGCGTCGAAAACAGCGACTTGAATCTGGTCGCCACGGCCGAAATCACCCTGGGCGGGATGAACTCGGGAAAAATTCTGGAAGCGGAAGACCTGCCGAAGCTATTCTGCGGCGTCAGCCACTGCTACCGCACCGAAGCGGGCTCGGCGGGCCGGGCCTCGCGCGGCCTCTACCGGGTGCACCAGTTCACGAAGGTCGAAATGTTCGCCTTCACGCTGCCCGACCAAAGCGACGCGACGCTCGACAAATTCTGCGATCTGGAATGCCAGATCTTCGATGGATTGGGGATTCCTTACCGCGTCGTTGATACGGCGACCGGCGATCTGGGAGGCCCGGCCTATCGCAAGTTTGACCTGGAAGCCTGGATGCCCGGCCGCGGCGAAGCGGGGGAATGGGGCGAAGTGACCAGCACGTCGAACTGCACCGACTACCAGGCTCGCCGGCTGAACATTCGCTACAAGGTCAAAGGGGAGAAGGGGACGCACTTCGCCCATACCTTAAATGGCACTGCGATCGCCATCAGCCGCGGAATTATCGCCATTCTAGAAAACTACCAGCAAGCGGACGGCTCGATTGAGGTCCCGGCCGCGCTGCGTCCCTTCATGGGGGTCGACAAGATCACGGCGAAGTAA
- a CDS encoding dipeptidase — MSELQTYLSDNRPKFEADLCELLKIPSISTDSRYKDEVRKAAEWLHQQFGELGFETKVYETDGHPIVYAESPAVEGAPVALVYGHYDVQPPEPLDEWKSPPFEPSIRDGNVYARGATDDKGQMLTHVKSVEAWMKSVGKLPIQVKFLIEGEEEIGSEHLVPFIKEHDEMLECDVVVISDTSQFGPGQPAITYGLKGIAYYELKLTGPKQDLHSGTFGGAVTNPANTLAKMLASLIDDKGRVQVPGFYEDVDPLTDEERDQFASLDFSEADFMRSIGVEGLSGETGYSTLERRWTRPTFDINGITSGYQGEGAKTVLPAKASAKFSFRLVPQQDPKQLTESLTKHLEAIVPPGIKMELIDFHGAPGFVVPLDSPFMSAAASAIEKGFGRPPVFIREGGSIPIVTNFVEQLGVDVLLLGWGLNDDNTHSPNEKFCLADYHRGIKASAALWHTLSKITPNQD, encoded by the coding sequence ATGTCTGAACTACAGACGTATTTGAGCGACAATCGCCCGAAATTCGAAGCCGATCTTTGCGAGCTGCTGAAGATCCCCAGCATCAGCACCGACAGCCGCTACAAGGACGAAGTTCGCAAAGCGGCCGAGTGGCTGCACCAGCAATTTGGGGAGCTCGGCTTCGAGACGAAAGTCTACGAAACCGACGGCCACCCGATCGTCTATGCCGAGAGCCCGGCCGTCGAAGGCGCTCCGGTCGCGCTCGTTTACGGCCATTACGACGTCCAACCGCCGGAACCGCTCGACGAATGGAAGAGTCCGCCGTTTGAGCCGTCCATCCGCGACGGCAATGTCTATGCCCGTGGCGCCACCGACGACAAGGGTCAGATGCTGACCCACGTCAAGAGCGTGGAAGCCTGGATGAAGTCGGTCGGCAAGCTCCCGATTCAGGTCAAGTTTTTGATCGAAGGGGAAGAAGAAATCGGCAGCGAGCACCTCGTTCCGTTCATCAAAGAACATGACGAAATGCTCGAGTGCGACGTGGTCGTCATCAGCGATACCAGCCAGTTTGGCCCGGGGCAGCCGGCGATTACCTATGGCCTGAAGGGAATCGCCTACTACGAGTTGAAGCTGACCGGTCCAAAACAAGATCTGCATAGCGGCACGTTTGGCGGCGCGGTGACCAACCCGGCCAACACGCTGGCGAAAATGCTCGCCTCGCTGATCGATGACAAGGGACGCGTTCAAGTCCCCGGCTTCTATGAAGACGTCGATCCGCTGACCGACGAAGAGCGCGATCAATTTGCATCGCTCGATTTCAGCGAAGCCGATTTCATGCGTTCGATCGGCGTTGAAGGACTTTCGGGCGAAACGGGCTATTCGACGCTGGAGCGCCGCTGGACCCGCCCGACGTTCGACATCAACGGCATCACGTCGGGCTACCAAGGGGAAGGCGCCAAGACCGTCTTGCCCGCCAAAGCTTCGGCCAAGTTCAGCTTTCGCCTGGTACCCCAACAAGATCCCAAGCAACTGACCGAGTCGCTGACCAAGCACCTGGAAGCGATCGTTCCGCCGGGCATCAAGATGGAGCTGATCGACTTCCACGGGGCGCCTGGCTTTGTGGTTCCGCTGGACAGTCCGTTTATGTCGGCGGCCGCATCGGCGATCGAAAAAGGCTTCGGCCGTCCGCCAGTCTTCATTCGCGAAGGGGGCTCGATTCCGATCGTGACCAATTTCGTCGAGCAACTTGGCGTCGACGTTCTGCTGCTTGGCTGGGGCTTGAATGACGATAACACGCATAGCCCCAACGAAAAGTTCTGCCTGGCCGACTACCATCGCGGCATCAAGGCGAGCGCCGCTTTGTGGCACACGCTGAGCAAGATTACCCCGAACCAAGACTAA
- the rdgB gene encoding RdgB/HAM1 family non-canonical purine NTP pyrophosphatase yields MDLLVEEAMAKKRLLVLGTHNKKKGAEMATLLEPLGIELQTLAQSPGAIEVEEDADSFSGNAEKKAIEQAVNLGMWVLAEDSGLCVDALAGAPGVYSARFSGPEATDESNNQLLLEKLADAADARRTAHYVCCMRLASPSGEIMAASEGICRGRIVYQERGSGGFGYDPLFELIEYRRTFGEMGGAVKSVLSHRARASRRLMPQLRQLLIAGKWAN; encoded by the coding sequence ATGGATTTATTGGTCGAGGAAGCGATGGCGAAAAAACGATTGCTGGTACTGGGGACCCACAACAAAAAGAAGGGCGCCGAAATGGCGACGCTGCTCGAGCCGCTAGGGATCGAGCTACAAACCCTGGCCCAATCGCCGGGCGCCATCGAAGTCGAAGAAGACGCCGATTCGTTCTCGGGAAATGCCGAGAAAAAGGCGATCGAGCAAGCCGTGAACCTCGGAATGTGGGTTTTGGCCGAAGATAGCGGCCTGTGCGTCGATGCGTTGGCAGGGGCGCCGGGCGTCTATTCTGCCCGATTTTCGGGGCCTGAGGCGACCGACGAGTCCAATAACCAGTTGCTGCTGGAAAAGCTGGCTGACGCGGCCGACGCCCGGCGGACGGCGCACTACGTTTGTTGTATGCGGCTGGCGTCCCCCAGCGGCGAGATCATGGCGGCCAGCGAAGGGATCTGCCGCGGCCGCATTGTGTACCAAGAACGTGGGAGCGGCGGGTTCGGTTATGACCCGCTATTTGAGCTGATCGAGTATCGCCGCACGTTCGGCGAAATGGGTGGAGCGGTCAAATCGGTGCTGAGCCACCGAGCGAGAGCTTCCCGCCGCCTGATGCCGCAACTAAGGCAGTTGCTGATCGCTGGGAAGTGGGCGAATTAG
- a CDS encoding chemotaxis protein CheV: MATATSNAKETGILLEAGTNEAEILVFQVGEQYFGVNVAKVKEVLEIGEVTAIPHGHPSIEGLAQIRNEVVTLVNLAHYLYGDEEFPEVAGKDYMLLLEFNSQQLAFRVQRIQRIYRVSWKATKPLPEAPGMTAPITSVILLDGRLIQILDFETIGNKIGHIDQSSSVEDHQVERIEAADCPIVFAEDSRMISEMISDSLEAAGFTNVRGFTDGEDALRYLQSLSAEHDASTIRSAVSVVVTDVEMPRMDGFSLAKQIRSNDQLAQLPIVIFSSLVSRDNEKKGKQVGVTCQVAKPRYEELVNRIREAAGII; the protein is encoded by the coding sequence GTGGCGACAGCGACATCGAATGCGAAAGAGACCGGTATCCTGTTAGAAGCCGGCACCAACGAAGCGGAAATTCTAGTTTTTCAGGTCGGGGAGCAGTACTTTGGCGTGAACGTCGCCAAGGTCAAAGAAGTGTTGGAAATTGGCGAAGTGACCGCCATTCCGCATGGCCATCCTTCGATTGAGGGGCTCGCGCAGATTCGTAACGAGGTCGTTACCTTGGTGAATCTCGCCCACTATCTCTACGGAGATGAAGAGTTCCCCGAAGTGGCCGGCAAAGACTACATGTTGCTACTCGAATTCAATTCGCAGCAACTCGCTTTCCGCGTCCAGCGAATTCAACGGATCTATCGCGTCAGTTGGAAGGCGACCAAGCCGCTGCCGGAAGCGCCCGGCATGACCGCGCCGATTACCAGCGTGATTCTGCTCGACGGGCGCTTGATTCAGATTCTTGACTTCGAAACGATCGGCAACAAAATTGGTCACATCGACCAGTCCTCGTCGGTCGAAGATCATCAAGTCGAACGTATCGAAGCGGCTGATTGCCCGATCGTGTTCGCGGAAGATTCGCGGATGATCTCGGAGATGATTAGCGATTCGCTCGAAGCGGCCGGATTTACCAACGTCCGCGGCTTCACCGATGGCGAAGACGCACTTCGCTACCTGCAGAGTCTGTCGGCGGAGCATGACGCGTCGACGATTCGCTCGGCGGTCAGCGTCGTGGTGACCGATGTCGAAATGCCGCGGATGGACGGCTTTAGTCTTGCCAAGCAGATTCGCAGCAACGACCAGTTGGCCCAACTGCCGATCGTCATCTTTTCGTCGCTCGTTTCGCGCGACAACGAAAAGAAGGGGAAGCAAGTTGGCGTCACCTGCCAGGTCGCGAAGCCGCGATACGAAGAGTTGGTAAATCGGATCCGCGAAGCGGCGGGGATTATCTAG
- the mtaB gene encoding tRNA (N(6)-L-threonylcarbamoyladenosine(37)-C(2))-methylthiotransferase MtaB: MMTEKALKTVTLGCKVNQYETELVREGLVTAGYRDVAEGESADLCVVNTCTVTNEGDAKSRQVIRRLARDNPDSRIVVMGCYATRAPGELAALPNVVEVVENKREIPDLLGRFGVIDVPTGLSTFGDRHRAYVKVQDGCLLRCTFCIIPTVRPEMYSRPAADILEEVARLADNGFREIVLTGIHLGHFGVDLNKGKPKSEWMRLAHLVRDLAKLDGDFRVRMSSIEATEVTRELIDVMGEFPDRVCPHLHISMQSGSDAVLRRMRRRWGAQRFVDRCKLLKERLDQPAISTDIIVGFPGETDAEFEETCAVSREVGFSKIHIFPFSPRKGTPAAEMSDHIPGDVKADRRRRLAEVETEAREIYFRSLVGKRLAVLGEAAETDTAGQTVVRGTACRYAPVSFAADADAVGKLTQVEISQAQSELLLGAAR, from the coding sequence ATGATGACCGAAAAAGCGCTAAAAACCGTTACCCTGGGCTGCAAAGTCAACCAATACGAGACTGAACTGGTTCGTGAGGGCTTGGTAACGGCCGGGTATCGCGATGTCGCCGAGGGCGAATCGGCTGATCTGTGTGTGGTAAACACCTGCACCGTCACCAATGAGGGGGACGCCAAGAGCCGCCAGGTGATTCGCCGGCTAGCCCGCGATAACCCCGATTCCCGCATTGTGGTGATGGGTTGCTATGCGACCCGGGCGCCTGGCGAGTTGGCGGCGCTGCCCAATGTGGTCGAAGTGGTCGAGAACAAGCGGGAAATCCCCGATCTGCTGGGACGCTTTGGCGTGATCGACGTTCCGACCGGGCTGTCAACGTTCGGCGATCGGCATCGCGCCTATGTCAAGGTTCAGGACGGATGCCTGCTTCGCTGCACCTTCTGCATTATTCCGACCGTACGGCCCGAAATGTACAGTCGCCCGGCGGCTGACATTTTGGAAGAAGTGGCCCGGCTGGCCGACAACGGTTTCCGCGAGATCGTGCTGACTGGAATTCACCTGGGGCACTTCGGCGTCGACTTGAACAAGGGAAAGCCGAAGTCGGAGTGGATGCGACTGGCTCACTTGGTGCGGGATCTGGCAAAGCTCGACGGAGACTTCCGCGTTCGCATGAGCAGCATCGAAGCGACCGAAGTGACTCGCGAACTGATCGACGTGATGGGCGAGTTTCCCGATCGCGTTTGTCCACATCTGCACATCTCGATGCAAAGTGGTTCGGACGCGGTCTTGCGGCGGATGCGACGTCGCTGGGGCGCCCAGCGGTTTGTCGATCGCTGCAAGTTGCTGAAGGAGCGTCTCGATCAACCGGCGATTTCGACCGACATCATTGTTGGTTTCCCCGGCGAGACCGACGCTGAGTTTGAAGAGACCTGCGCTGTGTCGCGGGAAGTCGGTTTCTCGAAGATCCATATCTTTCCGTTTAGCCCCCGCAAGGGAACGCCGGCGGCTGAGATGTCCGATCACATCCCGGGCGACGTCAAAGCCGATCGCCGTCGCCGCTTGGCGGAGGTCGAGACCGAAGCGCGGGAAATCTATTTCCGCTCGCTGGTCGGCAAGCGGCTCGCGGTGCTGGGCGAAGCGGCCGAGACCGACACAGCCGGACAAACGGTCGTGCGGGGGACCGCGTGTCGCTACGCTCCCGTTTCTTTCGCCGCTGACGCCGATGCGGTTGGCAAATTGACCCAGGTCGAGATCTCACAGGCGCAGTCCGAGTTGCTGTTAGGCGCCGCCCGTTAG